A single region of the Elizabethkingia sp. JS20170427COW genome encodes:
- a CDS encoding biopolymer transporter ExbD, producing the protein MAEVQVKDNGGKGGKVRSKKVNVRVDMTPMVDLAFLLITFFMLATTLSKPNTMDMKMPAKPKDNQKVDIPEIDLSNSITFLLGKDNKLYYHQLDQAGLTDPSKLQETSYDREGVEKVIDNAKRRAKKPDIFTVIIKPTEDANYKNFVDLLDEMAITKTDHYGIGEIKPWEQAIYDQKVGNK; encoded by the coding sequence ATGGCAGAAGTACAAGTAAAGGATAATGGAGGAAAGGGCGGAAAAGTTCGCTCAAAAAAAGTAAATGTAAGGGTCGACATGACCCCAATGGTAGACTTAGCTTTCCTTTTGATTACCTTCTTCATGCTAGCGACGACATTGAGTAAGCCAAATACTATGGATATGAAAATGCCAGCTAAGCCAAAAGATAATCAAAAGGTTGATATTCCTGAGATAGACTTATCTAACTCTATAACATTCTTGTTAGGAAAAGACAATAAGCTTTATTACCATCAGTTAGATCAGGCTGGATTAACAGACCCATCTAAACTTCAGGAAACCTCTTATGATAGAGAAGGTGTGGAAAAGGTTATTGATAATGCAAAAAGACGTGCGAAAAAACCGGATATCTTTACTGTAATTATCAAGCCAACGGAAGACGCTAATTATAAAAACTTTGTTGATTTATTAGACGAAATGGCAATTACTAAGACTGATCACTATGGTATTGGTGAGATTAAACCTTGGGAACAAGCTATCTATGATCAAAAAGTTGGAAATAAATAA
- a CDS encoding ABC transporter ATP-binding protein, with the protein MKALKTLNPYFYKHKKLLAWGFLFIVLSNFFAIYKVQFIGKSVNIIQEVLSNQDIGKKELFKILAFNAGVIIACSLLSGIFTFMMRQTIIVASRRIEYELKNKIYTHYQSLSISILKNTTIGDLLNRLSEDVVAVRMYLGPGVMYVVNLSILMIITTTYMLITDVKMTLWTLVPLPILSYLIYKVSSIINKKSKVMQKSQSEISTFVQDSFSGIRVIKFFNKEKYIEGNYNQKVGAYMKNALKLAKTEAYFYTIILFIIGLINVAILYIGGKQYIAGETSVGTIADFFMYVNILIWPFSMVGWVTSVNQRAEASMQRINEFLDMKSEIVNTNNEDISISGSIEFRNVSYTYPNTGIQGLKNVSFKVDAGKSLAIMGKTGSGKSTIALLLCRLLDPDEGEILIDGKNLKELNLDNYRKYIGYIPQESYLFSDTIENNIGFTLDQPNLDKVIQYAKIADVHKNIIGFKNQYKTLVGERGVMLSGGQKQRICIARALLHQPKILIFDDSLSALDTETEENILNNINKNIHQSSSIIITHRESSAKNADFILYLDNGEISNFIQL; encoded by the coding sequence TTGAAAGCATTAAAAACCCTTAATCCTTATTTTTACAAACATAAAAAACTCCTTGCTTGGGGATTTTTATTTATTGTTCTCAGTAACTTTTTTGCCATCTATAAAGTTCAATTTATTGGAAAATCTGTTAATATCATTCAGGAAGTTCTCAGCAATCAGGATATTGGGAAAAAGGAGCTTTTCAAAATTTTAGCTTTTAATGCTGGGGTGATTATTGCTTGCTCTTTACTTTCAGGGATCTTCACTTTTATGATGAGACAAACCATTATTGTAGCATCCCGAAGAATTGAATATGAACTTAAGAATAAAATCTACACCCACTACCAAAGCTTATCCATCAGCATCTTAAAAAACACTACCATTGGAGACCTTCTCAACCGGTTGAGTGAAGATGTAGTCGCCGTTAGGATGTATCTAGGACCTGGGGTAATGTATGTTGTTAACCTAAGTATTTTGATGATTATCACAACTACTTACATGTTGATAACCGATGTTAAAATGACTCTTTGGACGCTTGTCCCTCTCCCAATACTATCCTATCTTATTTATAAGGTTAGCTCTATCATCAATAAGAAATCTAAGGTCATGCAGAAAAGCCAATCCGAGATTTCAACATTTGTACAAGACAGCTTTTCTGGGATTAGGGTAATCAAATTCTTTAATAAAGAGAAATACATTGAAGGCAACTACAACCAAAAAGTAGGTGCTTATATGAAAAATGCGTTAAAACTAGCAAAAACAGAGGCCTACTTCTATACTATCATCCTATTTATCATTGGCCTAATTAATGTGGCTATCCTATACATTGGAGGAAAACAATATATCGCTGGGGAAACAAGTGTAGGAACCATTGCTGATTTCTTTATGTATGTTAACATCCTCATTTGGCCTTTTAGCATGGTAGGTTGGGTAACTTCTGTTAACCAAAGGGCAGAAGCGTCTATGCAGAGAATTAACGAGTTTTTGGATATGAAATCCGAAATTGTCAACACCAATAATGAGGACATCTCTATTTCGGGAAGTATAGAATTTAGAAATGTAAGTTACACCTATCCAAACACGGGGATACAAGGGCTAAAAAATGTAAGCTTTAAGGTAGATGCTGGTAAATCTCTCGCTATCATGGGAAAGACAGGAAGCGGTAAATCTACCATAGCTTTGTTACTCTGCAGACTTTTAGATCCCGATGAAGGAGAAATCCTCATCGATGGGAAAAACCTAAAAGAACTCAACCTTGATAATTATCGAAAATATATTGGATATATCCCACAAGAAAGTTATCTATTTTCTGACACTATCGAAAATAACATTGGGTTTACCCTAGACCAGCCTAATTTGGACAAAGTAATACAATATGCTAAAATAGCGGATGTTCACAAAAATATTATAGGCTTTAAAAACCAATACAAAACATTGGTTGGAGAGCGGGGAGTTATGCTTTCGGGAGGACAAAAACAAAGGATTTGTATTGCGAGAGCTTTATTACACCAACCTAAAATTTTAATCTTTGACGATAGCTTATCTGCCTTAGATACCGAAACTGAGGAAAACATCCTCAACAATATCAACAAAAACATCCACCAATCTAGTTCTATCATCATTACTCATAGAGAATCTAGTGCTAAAAATGCAGATTTCATCCTTTATCTAGACAATGGAGAAATTAGCAATTTTATACAATTATAG
- a CDS encoding DUF3276 family protein: protein MSENKDHHGNEIFTKVLKAGRRTYFFDVRETKAGDYYLTITESKKNVAENGEANFEKHKIYLYKEDFKNFIELFNQSAEFILNEKGEEVISERHNRDYKPSLNSFTIASEDEL from the coding sequence ATGAGCGAGAACAAAGATCACCATGGAAATGAAATTTTTACCAAGGTATTAAAAGCAGGGAGAAGAACTTATTTCTTCGATGTTAGAGAGACTAAAGCAGGCGACTATTACCTTACCATTACTGAAAGTAAAAAGAATGTTGCTGAAAATGGAGAGGCTAATTTTGAAAAACACAAAATCTATCTTTACAAGGAAGATTTCAAAAATTTTATTGAGCTTTTCAACCAATCTGCAGAATTCATTTTAAATGAAAAAGGAGAAGAGGTTATTTCCGAAAGACACAACCGAGATTACAAACCTTCCCTAAACTCTTTTACTATAGCAAGCGAGGATGAACTTTAA
- the yajC gene encoding preprotein translocase subunit YajC, giving the protein MMTIFLQTQGSGSMTMIMMLVMVVGFYFLMLRPQIQKQKKEKKFQEEIKPGTRVVMTSGLHGKVAQVVEDGVIIETMAGKMKFEKSAISREFTEMRFANKKED; this is encoded by the coding sequence ATGATGACGATATTTTTACAAACACAAGGAAGCGGATCCATGACCATGATTATGATGTTGGTAATGGTAGTAGGTTTTTATTTTTTAATGCTACGTCCGCAAATCCAAAAGCAAAAGAAAGAGAAAAAATTTCAAGAGGAAATTAAACCAGGAACTCGCGTAGTAATGACTTCAGGCCTTCATGGTAAAGTTGCTCAAGTGGTGGAAGACGGTGTGATTATCGAAACCATGGCAGGAAAAATGAAATTCGAGAAGTCTGCAATTTCTAGAGAATTTACAGAAATGCGTTTCGCCAATAAAAAAGAAGATTAA
- a CDS encoding tetratricopeptide repeat protein, with amino-acid sequence MKERLGLSKRIAFGAAAFFALNFVGAQTVAEGINDVDSNKFGKAKEVYTALVNKEPSEENYFYLGNTYLVQTEPDFAKASEYFAKGIQSSKNPKKAFLSRIGEASVKLGKGNKAVAIAELNEIAKDARDKDPEVLYRIGEALTLYENNNDPKLAIQYLTKAVELAEKNGVPAYYYYTLGDANRQAKDWGQAMNAYDRALEVAKNKAAVYTRIGTLWTSAKKYDLAKENIDKAIAADPSYSPAYKARGNFNIIYQDWTKAAQDYKKYLDLADADPNTVLDYAKLAFVAKDYENAGRSLESVWDKIEDPIKYRIKAYLQYNNKDYKGAKESIETFLSKVEKSRILPSDAGLDGLVMAGLAKETGDQAMMAAAKQKVEAAKAAKDETFDWNAELAKVSGIAPKLPSADQGPTNPAIEALKKQLVAEPENTDIIFKLAQAYQDAKNWGGAAATWMKMTSLIPTWQAGFYSLGYSCQMGGDVEGALAAYAKYIEVLKTKPAEEQEQAKSTLANVYYNMGSLNVNKDNAKALEYISKSLELNPGDAAAAKLKQKLEAVVGQ; translated from the coding sequence ATGAAAGAGAGACTAGGATTGTCGAAAAGAATAGCATTCGGTGCGGCTGCATTTTTCGCTCTTAACTTTGTTGGAGCTCAAACCGTTGCTGAAGGAATTAATGATGTGGATAGCAATAAATTCGGAAAAGCAAAAGAGGTATATACAGCTTTGGTGAATAAAGAACCTTCTGAAGAAAATTATTTTTACTTAGGAAATACTTATTTAGTACAGACAGAACCTGATTTTGCAAAAGCTTCAGAATATTTTGCAAAAGGAATCCAGTCAAGTAAAAATCCTAAAAAAGCATTTTTAAGTAGAATTGGAGAAGCTTCAGTTAAATTAGGCAAAGGAAATAAGGCTGTAGCAATTGCTGAGCTTAATGAAATTGCTAAAGATGCAAGAGATAAAGATCCAGAAGTTCTTTACCGCATTGGAGAAGCTTTAACATTATATGAAAATAATAATGATCCTAAATTAGCAATTCAATATTTAACAAAAGCTGTAGAGCTAGCAGAAAAAAATGGAGTTCCTGCTTATTACTACTACACTTTAGGAGATGCTAATAGACAAGCTAAAGATTGGGGACAGGCGATGAATGCGTATGACAGAGCACTAGAAGTTGCAAAAAATAAAGCTGCTGTATATACCCGTATTGGTACTCTTTGGACTTCTGCTAAAAAATACGATTTAGCAAAAGAAAATATCGACAAGGCAATTGCAGCAGATCCTTCTTACTCCCCAGCGTATAAAGCAAGAGGAAACTTTAATATCATTTATCAAGATTGGACTAAAGCAGCACAAGATTATAAAAAATACTTAGATCTTGCAGATGCTGATCCTAATACTGTTTTGGATTATGCCAAATTAGCTTTTGTAGCAAAAGATTACGAAAATGCAGGGAGATCTTTAGAGTCTGTATGGGATAAAATTGAAGACCCTATTAAATACAGAATTAAAGCATACTTACAGTATAACAATAAGGACTACAAAGGAGCAAAAGAAAGTATAGAAACTTTCTTATCTAAAGTTGAAAAATCAAGAATCTTACCGAGTGATGCAGGTCTTGATGGGCTTGTAATGGCTGGCCTAGCAAAAGAAACTGGCGACCAAGCAATGATGGCTGCAGCAAAACAAAAAGTAGAAGCTGCTAAAGCTGCTAAAGATGAAACTTTTGATTGGAATGCTGAATTAGCTAAAGTAAGTGGTATTGCTCCAAAATTACCAAGCGCAGATCAAGGACCAACTAATCCAGCGATAGAAGCTCTTAAAAAACAACTGGTAGCAGAGCCTGAAAATACAGATATTATTTTCAAATTAGCTCAGGCTTACCAAGATGCTAAAAACTGGGGAGGAGCTGCAGCTACTTGGATGAAAATGACAAGCCTTATCCCTACATGGCAAGCAGGTTTCTATAGCTTAGGATATAGCTGCCAAATGGGGGGAGATGTAGAAGGTGCATTAGCCGCTTACGCAAAATATATCGAAGTACTAAAAACTAAGCCAGCAGAGGAGCAAGAACAAGCTAAATCTACATTGGCAAACGTATATTACAATATGGGTAGTTTAAATGTGAATAAAGACAACGCTAAAGCTTTAGAGTATATTTCTAAATCTTTAGAATTGAATCCTGGCGACGCAGCCGCAGCTAAATTGAAACAAAAACTTGAAGCTGTAGTAGGACAATAA
- a CDS encoding DUF1573 domain-containing protein, with protein sequence MKKIQVLLASVALGFVLVSCNKTNDSGAQGAQSAVEATSSQEFTALSEDQPREDAIKEAQNHPLTQLVISQPFYNFGDVKKGEQVEHTYEITNTGDKPLIISSVKPGCGCTAPEYTKDPILPGQKGQVKLKFDSSSFEGLQQKSAEVFTNTEKSPVVLNFTANVINPS encoded by the coding sequence ATGAAAAAAATCCAAGTACTTTTAGCATCGGTAGCTTTAGGCTTTGTGTTGGTATCTTGTAACAAGACCAACGACAGTGGTGCACAAGGAGCGCAATCTGCTGTAGAAGCTACATCTTCACAAGAGTTTACAGCATTGTCTGAAGATCAACCAAGAGAAGATGCTATAAAAGAAGCCCAAAACCATCCTTTAACACAGTTGGTAATTTCTCAACCTTTTTATAATTTCGGAGATGTAAAAAAAGGTGAGCAAGTAGAACATACCTACGAGATTACCAATACAGGAGATAAGCCATTAATCATTTCTTCTGTAAAGCCAGGATGTGGTTGTACAGCTCCTGAATATACCAAAGATCCTATTTTGCCAGGACAAAAAGGGCAAGTGAAATTAAAATTCGACTCTAGTAGTTTTGAGGGCCTACAACAGAAATCAGCAGAGGTGTTTACCAATACTGAGAAATCGCCAGTAGTCCTTAACTTTACAGCGAATGTAATCAACCCTTCATAA
- the bshB1 gene encoding bacillithiol biosynthesis deacetylase BshB1 — MINKVDVLAIGAHPDDVELSCAGTIAKLIAEGKKVAIVDLTQGELGTRGTKEIRHAEATKAAEILGVVARENLKMRDGFLVNSEEYQLRIIEKIRKYQPEIVLCNALDDRHPDHAKAAKLTADACFLSGLRMIETSDEGEHQQAWRPKHVFHYIQWRDLKPDFVVDITGFLDKKIESCAAYSSQFYDSNSQEPQTPIATKDFFESITYRAQNLGRQTGVEYAEGFNTARIICLKNFDGII, encoded by the coding sequence ATGATAAATAAAGTAGATGTTTTAGCAATAGGAGCCCATCCAGATGATGTGGAGCTGAGTTGCGCAGGGACAATAGCAAAGTTAATTGCCGAAGGCAAAAAAGTAGCTATTGTAGATCTTACCCAAGGAGAACTCGGGACAAGAGGAACTAAGGAAATTAGACATGCTGAAGCAACCAAAGCTGCAGAAATATTAGGAGTAGTAGCTAGAGAAAACCTAAAGATGAGAGATGGTTTTTTGGTAAACTCAGAAGAATATCAATTAAGAATTATAGAGAAGATAAGAAAATATCAACCCGAAATCGTCCTTTGTAATGCCCTAGATGATAGACATCCCGATCATGCAAAAGCAGCGAAACTTACGGCAGACGCTTGCTTTCTTTCAGGTCTTAGGATGATAGAAACTTCAGATGAAGGAGAACATCAGCAGGCTTGGAGACCTAAGCATGTTTTCCATTATATACAGTGGAGAGATTTAAAACCTGACTTTGTAGTAGATATTACAGGCTTTTTAGATAAAAAAATAGAGAGCTGTGCGGCTTATTCTTCTCAGTTTTATGATTCCAATTCTCAAGAACCTCAGACACCTATAGCGACTAAAGATTTTTTTGAAAGTATTACTTATAGAGCTCAAAATCTTGGTAGACAGACAGGTGTGGAGTACGCTGAAGGCTTTAACACCGCAAGAATAATTTGCTTAAAAAACTTTGATGGAATTATTTGA
- a CDS encoding DUF308 domain-containing protein: MTFNILSIFAGILYIVVGIFVIKYKTFIIQLDANASYAFGAVLILYGIFRMVRAYLQIKNNRNHE; encoded by the coding sequence ATGACATTCAATATTTTATCCATTTTTGCGGGCATTCTCTATATCGTAGTAGGGATTTTTGTAATAAAATATAAGACTTTTATTATTCAGTTGGATGCTAATGCATCGTATGCCTTTGGTGCTGTTCTTATTCTATACGGGATTTTTAGAATGGTGAGAGCTTATTTACAGATTAAAAACAATAGAAATCATGAATAA
- a CDS encoding ferritin, giving the protein MVSERIEKLINEQIAKEQFAAQYYLAMSAYFETLDLVGLAHYFRIQCKEELMHADKMFDYLNDVGGAVILQAIPAPEQNFTDVEDVFAKALAHEKEVTKSIVTIAKAAAEECDFATSSFLQWFINEQVEEEASASLYLNKIKMVKDNPSAMYLLDQELAQRVLTTDTGSQA; this is encoded by the coding sequence ATGGTAAGCGAAAGAATTGAAAAACTGATTAACGAGCAAATTGCTAAAGAGCAATTTGCAGCACAATATTACTTGGCAATGTCTGCTTATTTTGAGACTTTAGACTTGGTAGGGTTAGCACATTATTTCCGTATCCAATGTAAAGAGGAACTCATGCATGCGGATAAGATGTTCGATTATTTAAACGATGTGGGAGGAGCAGTAATCTTACAAGCAATCCCAGCTCCAGAACAAAATTTCACCGATGTAGAAGATGTTTTTGCAAAAGCTTTGGCTCATGAAAAAGAAGTAACCAAAAGTATTGTAACCATCGCTAAAGCAGCTGCTGAAGAATGCGATTTTGCTACCAGCTCTTTCCTTCAATGGTTTATTAATGAGCAGGTAGAAGAGGAAGCATCTGCATCTTTATACCTTAATAAGATTAAGATGGTAAAAGACAATCCTTCAGCAATGTATCTTTTAGATCAAGAACTTGCACAAAGGGTATTAACTACCGATACAGGTAGCCAAGCATAA
- a CDS encoding PstS family phosphate ABC transporter substrate-binding protein: MNKFFWLAILFFFFSCKEDVKNNYNNGSLTLAVDESFYDISDALSYRYMQVYPEAKIKIVKVKEREGLKGLLDQKYSTIVMSRPMHQDEIKAYEHKTNMKFQPAFFAADALVFVVPKDSPIQSISEEEIKNQLLDGSRNLILDGANTSNTDYLADKLKLNTSEMQFSVLKSNEEIIEDISKFSHHVGVIGLNTISRPYGEKAQELRSQIKILPINIKGKLIYPDRQNLKDQSYPFTRILYFLTNEGNFGIANGFIRYACTNIGQKIVDKNGLQPYYLFKREVQIK; the protein is encoded by the coding sequence ATGAATAAGTTTTTTTGGTTAGCAATACTTTTTTTCTTTTTTTCATGTAAAGAAGATGTAAAGAATAATTATAATAATGGTAGTCTTACCCTTGCTGTAGATGAATCCTTTTATGATATAAGCGATGCACTAAGTTATCGCTATATGCAAGTATATCCAGAGGCAAAGATTAAAATTGTAAAAGTAAAGGAAAGAGAAGGATTAAAAGGCCTATTGGACCAGAAGTATTCTACCATTGTTATGTCTAGACCTATGCATCAAGATGAAATTAAGGCTTATGAACATAAAACCAATATGAAGTTTCAACCAGCCTTTTTTGCAGCCGATGCTTTGGTTTTCGTAGTACCTAAAGATTCTCCGATACAATCCATCTCTGAAGAAGAGATAAAAAACCAGTTGTTAGATGGCTCTAGAAATTTAATTTTAGATGGAGCTAACACCAGCAATACCGATTATTTAGCTGATAAGTTAAAGCTAAATACTTCTGAGATGCAATTCTCAGTATTAAAAAGTAATGAGGAAATTATTGAGGATATCTCCAAATTTAGTCATCATGTAGGAGTAATTGGGCTTAATACTATTAGCCGCCCTTATGGTGAAAAGGCTCAAGAATTAAGGTCACAAATAAAAATATTGCCAATAAATATAAAAGGAAAGTTAATTTATCCTGATCGACAAAACCTTAAGGATCAATCTTATCCCTTTACAAGGATTTTGTATTTCCTAACTAATGAAGGGAACTTTGGGATAGCAAACGGTTTTATTCGTTATGCATGTACTAATATTGGCCAGAAAATTGTAGATAAAAATGGACTTCAACCTTATTATTTATTTAAAAGAGAAGTTCAGATTAAATAA
- a CDS encoding transcription antitermination factor NusB, which produces MVGRRQLREKVVETLYSYQQNPRNVDVLLKNMMKEIGKIYDLYVSELNFLVAIHQLAKEQIEIGKRKYIISEENLNPNMKFVENVILNKIVDNEERRVYTSEHVHLKWETNDDLVVKTYQRIVSGKRYKGYMSTEIHSFEEDQKFIGKLFLRYVAENDDLHDFYEEQELSWADDLHIANSLIQKTIGFMKPDVESNTLIKVIKNYDDESFVKTLFAQTALNWENLEKKLGERLENWDLERISLIDKVILITAISEMDEFAFTPSTIIINEYIEITKVFSSEKSNIFINGILDKYAKDNSRM; this is translated from the coding sequence ATGGTAGGAAGAAGACAACTCCGAGAAAAAGTGGTAGAAACCCTTTATTCATATCAACAAAACCCTAGGAATGTTGATGTATTGTTGAAAAATATGATGAAAGAAATAGGAAAGATATATGATTTGTATGTATCTGAACTTAATTTCCTAGTAGCAATTCATCAACTGGCAAAAGAGCAAATCGAAATTGGGAAAAGAAAATATATTATTTCTGAGGAAAACCTAAATCCCAATATGAAGTTTGTAGAGAATGTTATCCTAAATAAAATTGTGGATAATGAGGAAAGACGTGTGTACACTTCTGAGCACGTACACCTGAAATGGGAAACCAATGATGATTTGGTGGTTAAAACCTATCAGAGAATCGTTTCTGGAAAGAGATATAAAGGCTATATGTCAACAGAAATACACAGTTTTGAAGAAGATCAAAAATTCATAGGGAAATTATTTTTAAGATATGTTGCTGAAAACGATGATCTTCATGATTTTTATGAAGAACAAGAATTATCTTGGGCAGATGACCTTCATATCGCAAACTCCCTAATCCAAAAAACTATAGGCTTTATGAAGCCTGATGTAGAGTCTAATACACTTATTAAAGTTATAAAGAACTACGATGACGAAAGTTTTGTAAAAACACTTTTTGCTCAAACAGCTCTTAATTGGGAAAATTTAGAGAAAAAACTTGGAGAAAGATTAGAAAATTGGGATCTAGAAAGAATTTCACTTATTGATAAAGTAATCCTCATTACAGCTATTAGCGAGATGGATGAGTTTGCTTTTACCCCTTCTACCATTATTATTAATGAATATATTGAGATTACAAAGGTGTTTTCTTCAGAAAAATCTAATATCTTTATCAACGGAATTTTGGATAAATATGCCAAAGACAATTCCAGAATGTAA
- a CDS encoding energy transducer TonB, producing the protein MSVENIDAKYDRSEKLDDIVFQHRNKAYGAFALRQNYRFTLTKAFIVGTALFLIGAISPLVYMKLKENSKQEEKIVSIEMDEIVDLPPPVEEEQQAPPPEPPKVEEPPEQEIVKDMIPEPKPNPKVEEPPKKIEEVKETTIGTINQEGPKVATYTPPPPPKSSGAGTNVEAPKPVPTNEIIEVVDQQADFNGGLNKFRNLFQSNFDPSAVEGEGTLETVVTFVVERDGSLSQVKASGSNSDFNREAERAVKSVKGKWSPGKLNGQPVRSRFRFPVKMNFEY; encoded by the coding sequence ATGTCAGTAGAAAACATAGATGCTAAATATGATAGATCTGAAAAATTAGATGATATCGTATTTCAGCATAGAAATAAGGCCTATGGAGCTTTCGCCCTTAGACAGAACTACAGATTTACGCTGACTAAAGCTTTTATAGTAGGGACAGCTCTTTTCTTAATAGGAGCTATTTCACCCCTTGTTTATATGAAGCTGAAAGAAAACAGTAAACAGGAAGAAAAAATTGTATCCATTGAGATGGATGAAATTGTAGATCTTCCACCACCTGTAGAAGAGGAGCAACAAGCACCACCACCTGAACCGCCAAAAGTGGAGGAACCGCCTGAGCAAGAAATTGTGAAGGATATGATTCCAGAGCCAAAACCAAATCCTAAAGTGGAAGAACCACCTAAAAAGATAGAGGAAGTTAAAGAAACTACCATTGGTACTATTAACCAAGAAGGTCCAAAAGTAGCGACTTACACTCCACCTCCACCACCAAAAAGCTCTGGAGCAGGAACCAACGTAGAAGCTCCTAAACCAGTACCAACTAACGAAATTATTGAAGTTGTAGACCAACAGGCAGACTTCAATGGAGGTTTAAATAAATTTAGAAATTTATTCCAAAGTAATTTCGATCCAAGTGCTGTTGAAGGTGAAGGTACATTGGAAACTGTAGTAACCTTTGTTGTTGAAAGAGATGGTTCTCTTTCTCAAGTTAAAGCTTCTGGTAGCAATTCAGACTTTAACAGAGAAGCTGAGAGAGCTGTTAAATCAGTAAAAGGTAAATGGTCTCCAGGTAAATTGAATGGTCAACCAGTAAGATCAAGATTTAGATTCCCAGTGAAAATGAATTTTGAATACTAA
- a CDS encoding biopolymer transporter ExbD — MARVKPKRHNVIVDMTAMCDVGFLLLTFFILTAQFKKPDTEAIVTPSSISTQKLDETNLMTINVTPDGRYFFSPIENSAGKAELLDKMAAKYKVSFTPAEKRAFVNSSVFGASMSQLKAYLNLPPAERDKVKGATIPLDDTHKELIDWVKYSLEVNPNARLAIKGDATAEYPKFKALFDGLRDIEFYKFILITTAE, encoded by the coding sequence ATGGCAAGAGTTAAACCGAAAAGACATAATGTCATCGTTGATATGACAGCAATGTGTGATGTTGGTTTCTTACTTCTTACTTTCTTTATCTTAACTGCTCAGTTCAAAAAACCAGATACAGAAGCAATCGTTACTCCTTCATCAATTTCTACACAGAAATTAGATGAAACAAACTTGATGACGATTAATGTAACTCCAGATGGAAGATATTTCTTTTCTCCTATCGAAAATTCTGCAGGAAAAGCAGAACTTTTAGATAAAATGGCGGCTAAATACAAAGTTAGTTTTACCCCAGCAGAGAAAAGAGCGTTTGTTAACAGTTCTGTATTCGGTGCATCTATGTCTCAACTAAAAGCTTATCTTAATCTTCCACCAGCGGAGAGAGATAAAGTTAAAGGAGCTACAATTCCTTTAGACGATACGCATAAAGAACTTATAGATTGGGTAAAGTACAGTTTAGAAGTTAATCCAAATGCAAGACTTGCAATTAAGGGTGACGCAACAGCAGAATACCCTAAATTCAAAGCTTTATTTGACGGACTTAGAGATATAGAGTTTTATAAATTCATTCTGATTACTACTGCTGAATAG